In Halanaeroarchaeum sp. HSR-CO, one DNA window encodes the following:
- a CDS encoding ATP-grasp domain-containing protein, whose product MDDVNRVLITSSGRRSYLVEYFKEALGSSGNVFAADCDPLAPVFGDCDHGFVVPPFDEDNYISSIRNICMDKNIDLVVPTNDQELRVFAENTDVFNENGTRILISEPRCIDVANDKLSTYEFLTSNGILTPFTTSNLDAIKRKINTNEIVLPVIVKPRFGSGSEDVYEASSMDELEVFWKRIDRPIAQEKLQGQEYGVDVFNNQDREPISIVPRKKIAMRAGETDKAVSVDESELIEIGKTVGEKLGHLGPLDIDCFYDGDNAYVMELNARFGGGYPLTHLAGGDFVTAAVSIGSGEKVDSRIGDFDSGIHMVKTYRIYSPELDRGLITNAKQI is encoded by the coding sequence ATGGACGACGTAAATCGCGTTCTAATAACTAGTTCTGGCCGACGTAGTTATCTTGTAGAGTATTTTAAGGAGGCGTTGGGATCGTCTGGTAATGTGTTCGCTGCCGATTGTGACCCTCTTGCTCCTGTATTTGGAGATTGCGATCACGGATTTGTAGTTCCCCCATTCGACGAGGATAATTATATCTCGAGCATTCGGAATATTTGTATGGATAAAAACATTGATCTAGTTGTTCCCACGAACGACCAGGAATTACGGGTATTCGCTGAAAACACGGATGTTTTTAATGAGAATGGGACACGAATTTTGATTTCCGAACCACGTTGTATTGATGTCGCAAATGATAAATTAAGTACGTATGAGTTCCTCACTTCTAATGGAATCCTCACTCCATTTACTACGTCTAATCTAGATGCGATAAAGAGAAAAATTAACACAAATGAAATAGTGCTCCCTGTAATCGTGAAACCCCGGTTTGGAAGCGGGAGTGAAGACGTGTACGAAGCATCAAGCATGGACGAACTTGAGGTGTTCTGGAAGCGAATCGACCGACCGATTGCGCAGGAAAAATTACAGGGTCAAGAATACGGGGTAGATGTCTTCAATAACCAGGATCGAGAACCGATCTCGATAGTGCCCCGAAAAAAAATCGCCATGCGGGCGGGCGAAACTGACAAAGCAGTCTCTGTTGATGAGTCAGAACTCATAGAAATTGGCAAGACTGTGGGGGAGAAATTAGGACATCTTGGACCGCTTGATATCGATTGCTTCTATGATGGTGATAATGCGTATGTTATGGAGCTGAATGCCCGTTTTGGTGGGGGTTATCCGCTGACTCATCTAGCGGGAGGTGATTTTGTTACTGCTGCAGTTTCAATTGGTTCTGGAGAAAAAGTCGACTCGCGAATTGGTGATTTTGATTCGGGAATACACATGGTTAAGACCTACCGCATTTATTCACCTGAATTGGATCGTGGCCTAATAACAAACGCCAAACAAATATGA
- a CDS encoding pyridoxal-phosphate dependent enzyme: MTKSREYLEDKIELFSKPTPLEELTRVSSTYRANFWIKRDDLTSIGAGGNKARKLEYILYDAVDSGADTLVTLGSIQSNHARMTAATAAKLGLECHLILITDTGSPPDKIEGNRLLEEILNVDISYTTSSNASAEIDRIMENLKSKGKSPYFIEGGGHSGEGALGYFSIVGELLDQISGDSIDYLVTATGTGTTHAGLLAGLAQQNIDVDVVGISVARSTERCKEEIKDILTDINRKEGLTITNFGDIIVYDEYVGEGGYGTATDRALDAVKSVAQLEGIFLEPTYTGKAFGAMLDLLNGGELDDESNIVFLHTGGFPGLFVSRFQNGSVWTT; the protein is encoded by the coding sequence ATGACGAAATCTCGTGAGTACTTGGAAGACAAAATCGAATTGTTCTCAAAACCTACCCCTCTTGAGGAACTCACTCGGGTGTCCTCTACATATCGGGCGAACTTCTGGATAAAAAGGGATGATCTTACCTCCATTGGTGCTGGAGGAAATAAGGCACGTAAATTGGAGTATATTTTATATGACGCAGTAGACTCGGGAGCGGATACGTTAGTGACTCTTGGTTCAATTCAGTCTAATCATGCGAGAATGACCGCGGCTACGGCAGCTAAACTTGGGCTTGAATGCCATCTTATTTTGATCACTGACACTGGGAGTCCTCCTGATAAGATTGAGGGGAATAGACTTCTTGAAGAGATACTCAATGTCGATATCTCATATACCACATCTTCGAATGCAAGTGCTGAAATCGATCGTATAATGGAGAACCTTAAGTCGAAAGGGAAATCTCCCTATTTCATAGAAGGAGGAGGTCATTCCGGAGAAGGCGCTTTGGGATATTTTAGCATCGTAGGGGAGCTTCTTGATCAAATAAGCGGGGATTCCATTGATTATCTCGTGACTGCAACGGGGACCGGAACGACCCATGCGGGTCTCCTCGCAGGATTGGCGCAACAAAACATCGATGTTGATGTTGTTGGGATTAGTGTGGCTCGTTCTACCGAACGGTGTAAAGAAGAAATCAAAGATATTCTGACTGATATAAATCGGAAAGAAGGATTAACCATCACAAATTTCGGTGATATCATCGTTTACGACGAGTATGTCGGGGAGGGTGGATACGGGACGGCTACGGATCGTGCTCTTGATGCAGTGAAATCGGTCGCCCAGTTGGAGGGCATTTTCCTAGAACCCACATATACTGGGAAGGCATTTGGAGCAATGCTTGACTTATTAAACGGAGGAGAGTTAGACGACGAATCGAATATCGTCTTCCTTCATACAGGTGGCTTCCCGGGCCTATTTGTATCTCGCTTCCAAAACGGGAGTGTATGGACGACGTAA
- a CDS encoding methionyl-tRNA formyltransferase, translating into MSKFRIGYKKRYSSNMVTKTVVFGNIPLARNVIKYLSDRTDAKLVGVVTTNEPVSGWRNTELKTPVLDTANSLGIPIYDLERIPQLDPDLGFTVRYNKIIPEEVLNVFDQGVVNFHGGYLPEYRGVDTATHVILDDADYFGVTLHYLDVDIDTGPVIDRKKETISTDDTSYSLYKKGERMLWELFVANIEDILENDVQTEPQQELLTDSTTKYYKKADLAGEREVGLDEDPSEIVRRIRAFDFPGHEPAFTRINGKKVNLRLESNDEIS; encoded by the coding sequence TTGAGCAAGTTTCGAATAGGGTATAAGAAGAGGTACTCATCAAACATGGTTACAAAAACAGTCGTTTTCGGTAATATTCCTCTCGCTCGAAATGTGATAAAGTATCTATCAGATCGCACAGATGCTAAACTAGTCGGTGTTGTTACAACGAACGAACCTGTTTCGGGATGGCGAAACACTGAGTTGAAAACTCCCGTATTGGACACTGCAAATTCTCTCGGGATCCCGATATATGATCTAGAACGTATACCCCAACTTGATCCCGATCTCGGATTTACCGTTCGGTATAATAAGATAATTCCTGAAGAAGTTCTAAATGTATTTGACCAGGGTGTTGTTAATTTTCACGGAGGTTATTTGCCGGAATATCGTGGTGTGGATACAGCTACCCATGTTATTCTTGATGATGCAGACTACTTTGGCGTCACGCTTCACTACCTAGACGTTGATATTGATACTGGGCCTGTGATTGATAGAAAGAAAGAAACGATTTCCACTGATGATACAAGCTACTCTCTTTATAAAAAGGGGGAACGAATGCTATGGGAACTCTTTGTGGCGAATATTGAAGATATACTTGAAAATGACGTGCAGACAGAACCACAACAGGAGTTACTTACAGATTCGACGACAAAATATTATAAGAAGGCTGATCTTGCAGGTGAAAGGGAAGTCGGTCTTGACGAGGACCCCAGCGAGATCGTTCGTCGTATTCGAGCGTTCGACTTTCCTGGGCATGAACCGGCGTTTACGCGAATAAATGGTAAAAAAGTCAATCTGAGATTAGAATCCAATGACGAAATCTCGTGA
- a CDS encoding N-acetylneuraminate synthase family protein, producing MSNTESPWGDGIFYIAEAGVNHSGSIDRAKKMIDTAEGAGADAIKFQSFVAEESVRKEERKADYQEENTKTEESQYEMLKRYELSQEDHYELLKYCEGKGIEFMTTVSSRASLDLIQGMDIPILKIGSSDITNHPLLSSTADLGKPMIVSTGMSYMQEVNDAFEVIRNQNAKVNLAFLHCVSDYPADNDTVNLKAIRTMGQNLPVQIGYSDHTMNPETPAIAVSSGATIIEKHFTLDRSLEGPDQEASLEPAELKKSVSLSRLAYRMLGDGTKCPTEAESENRRKVRRSIHASNKLESGDKITEDDIKICRPNDGISPVDFDTVVGSTVTSSIDENNPIQKYHLQ from the coding sequence ATGTCAAACACAGAATCACCGTGGGGTGACGGGATTTTCTATATTGCGGAGGCGGGAGTCAACCACAGCGGGTCTATAGATCGGGCCAAAAAGATGATAGATACCGCGGAAGGGGCGGGTGCAGATGCTATTAAATTCCAATCATTCGTCGCAGAAGAATCAGTAAGAAAGGAGGAGCGGAAGGCGGATTACCAAGAGGAAAACACCAAAACAGAAGAATCACAATACGAGATGCTTAAACGATATGAACTGTCCCAAGAGGACCATTACGAACTATTGAAATATTGTGAAGGCAAGGGGATAGAATTTATGACAACGGTATCAAGCAGGGCTAGTCTGGACCTCATTCAGGGGATGGATATTCCCATATTGAAGATCGGGTCAAGTGATATTACCAACCATCCGCTGTTGTCCTCTACAGCTGACCTCGGTAAGCCGATGATCGTGAGTACGGGAATGTCATATATGCAAGAGGTTAATGATGCGTTCGAAGTGATCAGAAACCAAAACGCAAAGGTCAACCTCGCCTTTTTACATTGTGTTTCAGATTATCCAGCTGACAACGACACGGTGAATTTGAAAGCAATCCGAACAATGGGACAAAATCTCCCAGTTCAAATCGGGTATTCGGATCACACGATGAATCCCGAAACACCAGCAATAGCCGTGAGTTCTGGAGCAACCATTATCGAAAAACATTTTACACTCGATCGGTCCCTTGAAGGACCAGACCAAGAAGCGTCTCTAGAACCGGCAGAACTCAAAAAATCAGTTTCCCTCTCCCGACTGGCATACCGTATGCTGGGGGACGGTACGAAGTGTCCGACGGAAGCGGAATCTGAAAACCGTCGCAAGGTTCGCCGAAGTATACATGCATCCAACAAACTAGAATCAGGGGACAAAATAACTGAAGATGATATAAAGATATGCCGTCCGAATGACGGTATATCACCAGTAGATTTCGACACTGTAGTCGGATCGACAGTCACTTCTTCCATCGACGAAAATAACCCCATACAAAAATATCATCTGCAATGA
- the neuC gene encoding UDP-N-acetylglucosamine 2-epimerase, with translation MKEIAILTGTRAEYGLLKETMNQIDAAGHLHLKIVVTGMHLVPRFGNTVAEITSDGFDIDERVHMLLEGDSGISTAKSIGTGITGISQALDSLEPEALLVLGDRIEALAGGVSAATMNIPVVHIAGGSVRGGGMIDESIRHALTRFAHIHLVQSESDKRVLEQVGEDPKRIHLVGAPALDQISAGEFSDGDEVINRLDLDPSEKLILVIQHPITTKPELAGEQIESTIRAVEQSGEQAVIIHPNSDPGRDRMVSHIKQVCERNEKIVETENLPREDYLGLLHVADLLVGNSSSGIIEAPCFELPTIDVGTRQGNRERAVTISRVSHKQDEIKKEIQRRLAEDHPKRTVDCKKSPYYHGGVAERIVDILVTTTFDRDLLDKSLKLQSI, from the coding sequence ATGAAGGAAATCGCTATACTCACCGGAACACGCGCAGAGTATGGTCTCCTAAAGGAAACCATGAATCAAATCGACGCTGCAGGCCACCTCCACTTAAAAATAGTCGTCACTGGAATGCATCTCGTTCCGCGATTTGGGAATACAGTTGCCGAAATCACATCTGATGGGTTCGATATCGATGAGAGAGTCCACATGCTTTTGGAAGGTGATTCGGGGATCAGCACTGCAAAGTCAATCGGAACCGGGATAACGGGTATCTCACAAGCGTTAGATTCTCTAGAACCAGAAGCTCTTTTAGTACTGGGAGATCGAATTGAGGCGTTGGCTGGTGGAGTGTCCGCTGCAACGATGAATATCCCGGTTGTTCACATTGCCGGGGGAAGTGTTCGAGGAGGGGGAATGATCGATGAATCCATTCGCCATGCATTGACTCGCTTTGCTCACATACATCTGGTCCAATCAGAATCAGATAAAAGAGTTCTTGAACAAGTCGGGGAAGATCCAAAGCGAATCCATCTCGTTGGTGCCCCAGCTCTGGATCAGATCTCTGCCGGCGAGTTTTCAGACGGGGACGAAGTGATCAATCGACTTGATTTAGATCCAAGCGAGAAATTGATCTTGGTCATACAACACCCGATAACTACCAAACCGGAGTTAGCCGGCGAACAAATAGAGTCGACGATCAGGGCGGTAGAACAATCCGGTGAACAAGCAGTCATTATCCATCCAAACTCAGATCCGGGGAGGGACAGGATGGTGAGCCACATTAAACAGGTATGTGAAAGAAACGAAAAAATCGTGGAAACCGAGAACCTTCCTCGGGAGGATTATCTCGGGCTACTCCACGTCGCAGACCTTCTTGTTGGCAATTCTAGCAGCGGAATCATTGAAGCCCCCTGTTTCGAATTGCCCACGATTGATGTTGGAACGAGACAAGGAAATCGAGAGCGGGCAGTTACAATTTCTCGTGTCTCGCACAAACAAGACGAAATCAAGAAGGAGATACAACGCCGACTTGCAGAAGACCATCCCAAAAGAACAGTTGATTGTAAGAAAAGCCCATACTATCATGGAGGGGTAGCTGAGCGTATCGTAGACATCCTTGTAACGACAACATTTGATCGTGATCTTCTGGACAAGAGCCTCAAGTTGCAATCAATCTAG
- a CDS encoding polysaccharide biosynthesis protein — protein sequence MTSLAGKDVLVTGGCGSIGSHLVEEILKQDPSVVRVLDNNEEGLFELQNELGEDNSVRYLLGDVRDQDRLELAMENIDVVFHAAALKHVSINEYNPFETVQTNVQGTQNLIRAALETEVGSFVTVSTDKSSNPTSVMGATKLLSERLTIAANAYKGDRETKFGCVRFGNVLGSSGSVVPLFLQQIKDGGPVTVTNPEMTRFIMPIEEASALVLEAHERMTSGEVFVLKMPSFEVGTLADGMVEEYAPRIGQSPEEIDIEIMGSRPGERMHEKLVSVDESVQARELDDMYVILPQIDVPGYDSVNYADAELVDDEYTSKDAQRLSKNELIDLIESASLDVEMPDMVC from the coding sequence ATGACATCTCTCGCTGGAAAGGACGTACTCGTTACTGGTGGCTGTGGTTCTATCGGCTCTCATCTGGTCGAAGAAATTCTGAAGCAGGATCCTTCCGTGGTTCGCGTTCTCGATAACAACGAGGAGGGCCTGTTCGAACTCCAAAACGAACTGGGTGAGGATAACTCCGTTCGATATCTTTTGGGGGACGTCCGTGATCAGGATCGCCTTGAGCTTGCAATGGAGAATATCGATGTCGTTTTTCATGCAGCTGCACTAAAGCATGTTAGTATAAACGAATACAACCCATTTGAGACTGTTCAGACGAACGTACAGGGAACGCAAAACCTGATTCGGGCGGCACTCGAGACCGAGGTCGGATCTTTCGTCACCGTAAGTACCGACAAGTCATCGAACCCGACATCCGTAATGGGTGCTACTAAACTCCTCTCGGAGCGCTTGACGATCGCTGCTAACGCGTACAAAGGGGATCGCGAAACCAAGTTCGGCTGTGTTCGCTTCGGGAACGTTCTAGGATCGAGTGGATCTGTGGTTCCTCTTTTCTTACAACAAATAAAGGACGGGGGGCCAGTGACAGTGACTAATCCGGAGATGACGCGGTTCATTATGCCGATTGAAGAAGCATCGGCACTGGTCCTTGAAGCTCATGAGCGCATGACCAGCGGAGAGGTCTTTGTGCTCAAAATGCCAAGCTTCGAGGTTGGTACTCTGGCCGACGGGATGGTTGAGGAGTATGCACCGCGTATAGGACAGAGTCCTGAGGAGATCGACATCGAAATCATGGGCTCGAGACCGGGCGAACGAATGCACGAAAAACTCGTCTCCGTTGACGAAAGTGTGCAGGCTCGTGAGTTGGACGACATGTACGTTATTCTTCCTCAGATTGATGTTCCTGGATACGACTCAGTGAACTATGCGGACGCTGAACTCGTCGACGATGAGTACACCTCTAAAGATGCACAGCGGCTTTCCAAAAACGAATTGATTGATCTCATCGAATCTGCCTCTCTTGACGTGGAAATGCCTGATATGGTGTGCTAG
- a CDS encoding DegT/DnrJ/EryC1/StrS aminotransferase family protein — MDKASEPISLFEIDWDDFDVSGVTNSVERGSHWAKGPFVTEFESNLEQYLDVEHAVVVNSGTTALVAAFNAVGISDGDEVIVPSFTFIATANAVRLAGAEPIFADIEPEYYGLDPSAVEKKISELTTAIVPVHPYGTPSHVDELTKIAQNHDISLIEDAAEVLGAELENQKLGSFGDAATLSFCQNKIVSTGEGGAVVTDDDDLAEKLKLYRSHGRASNDYFESSDSGQYVDLGTNIRMSDLTAALGCSQLNRIDSLIGGRRQAAAELDDGFADVDGVQPHESPENGTHVYQLYTVELAHWIDRDHVIETLDARNIASKVYWDPPVHRTEYYTNTKEVIPDLPVTDDISSRVLSLPMHPNLSTEEVTRIVDGVADAVE, encoded by the coding sequence ATGGATAAGGCCTCTGAACCGATTTCACTTTTTGAAATCGATTGGGACGATTTTGATGTTTCAGGTGTGACGAATTCTGTCGAAAGAGGTAGTCACTGGGCGAAAGGTCCATTTGTCACCGAATTCGAATCAAATCTTGAGCAATATCTCGACGTGGAACATGCTGTGGTAGTAAATTCAGGTACTACTGCATTAGTAGCGGCATTTAATGCGGTTGGGATTAGTGATGGTGACGAAGTAATTGTTCCCTCCTTTACTTTCATAGCCACTGCAAACGCTGTCCGCCTTGCAGGTGCTGAACCGATATTTGCCGATATTGAACCAGAATACTATGGGCTGGACCCATCTGCAGTTGAAAAGAAAATTTCCGAATTGACGACCGCAATCGTGCCTGTACACCCATACGGAACGCCAAGTCACGTCGACGAACTCACTAAAATCGCCCAAAATCACGACATTTCTCTAATTGAAGATGCTGCAGAAGTCCTCGGTGCGGAACTTGAGAACCAAAAACTCGGCTCTTTCGGCGACGCGGCAACCCTCAGCTTTTGCCAGAATAAAATCGTCTCGACGGGGGAAGGAGGGGCCGTCGTTACTGACGACGACGACCTAGCTGAAAAGCTGAAATTATATCGATCGCATGGTCGCGCGTCAAACGACTATTTCGAGAGCTCGGACTCTGGACAGTACGTCGACCTCGGTACCAATATTCGGATGTCAGATCTTACGGCTGCACTAGGTTGTTCACAACTCAATCGAATCGACTCGCTCATCGGAGGACGTCGGCAAGCTGCAGCGGAACTTGATGACGGATTCGCAGACGTCGATGGAGTACAACCTCACGAGTCGCCAGAGAATGGAACTCATGTTTATCAACTGTACACTGTCGAACTAGCTCACTGGATCGATCGGGATCACGTGATCGAAACGCTAGACGCCCGAAATATCGCCTCGAAGGTGTACTGGGATCCGCCAGTCCATCGAACTGAGTACTACACAAACACGAAGGAAGTAATTCCGGACCTTCCGGTCACGGATGACATCTCGAGCCGGGTGCTATCGTTGCCCATGCACCCGAACCTCTCAACGGAGGAGGTAACTCGGATTGTTGACGGAGTGGCTGACGCGGTCGAATAG
- a CDS encoding IS6 family transposase, with product MEEISRLNGSSDPIELDFVERVATPKEMMELAIHLHLCGLSISNTVSVLDRLGISRARSTIHNWVQKADLEPEAGREPGKIALDETVIKVNGERFWLYSAVDVENNEILYLALYPSRTTALTKMFLRELGEKHDVEDAEFFVDGAPWLHAGLFELGMHFRHETFGERNPVERVFQKIKHQTQQFYNIFSRASAESPENWLKALAWAWKQLI from the coding sequence ATGGAAGAAATCAGCCGCCTCAATGGTTCTAGCGACCCTATCGAGTTAGATTTTGTGGAACGCGTAGCCACGCCGAAAGAGATGATGGAGCTGGCAATTCACCTTCATCTCTGTGGACTATCTATTTCAAATACAGTCTCTGTTCTTGATAGGTTAGGAATCTCTCGTGCTCGATCGACCATTCACAACTGGGTGCAGAAAGCGGATCTCGAACCGGAAGCTGGGCGAGAACCCGGGAAAATTGCTCTCGATGAGACGGTCATCAAAGTCAACGGAGAACGGTTCTGGCTGTATTCTGCGGTCGATGTAGAAAACAATGAAATCCTGTATTTAGCCCTCTATCCGTCCAGAACGACGGCTTTAACGAAGATGTTTCTTCGTGAATTGGGCGAGAAACACGACGTCGAAGACGCTGAATTTTTCGTGGACGGGGCGCCCTGGCTGCATGCCGGGCTGTTCGAACTGGGCATGCACTTTCGCCACGAAACCTTCGGTGAGCGGAATCCTGTAGAACGTGTCTTTCAAAAAATAAAACATCAAACTCAACAATTCTATAATATATTCTCCCGCGCATCAGCTGAATCGCCGGAAAATTGGCTCAAAGCGCTCGCGTGGGCATGGAAACAGCTGATCTGA
- a CDS encoding sulfatase, protein MKTILITVDALRADHLSQYGYHRKTLPALDLLEGESVRFENAFANGPYTRISVPSIHTGQYLGYEIIQNSPTIASILGDNGVVTAGFGTQAGLNKVDVEGDLIFDTFIDFGQDQNKNKFEQNRPYRDKVAEQIAQSQLLKNDMIYSLAKYIHNKLPLSIGNPVPTAGYTSAETVTENAIEWMEAHQNEEYFLWLHYMEAHRPYGVHDASHKYIEGTVNVEEANAIARRADIRPNSLTKDEQNMLINLYDSDIRYGSKHISKLFRYLKNEEIWDETNIIFTSDHGEGFGEHEHYFHGYQPYEELIHVPLIVKGPTSDEYDNIVKQRELVDLAPTILDYHGVDFDDKHFDGHNLFDEKERRVIAIGSQMNDGSVVAGRWNKWKYIHIEGEEELYDLSADPQEKESIATNYPKVVQNFKMAIPKRLFNQKAEEIQVPDDHQERKQLKALGYLK, encoded by the coding sequence ATGAAGACAATATTGATTACAGTGGATGCGTTGAGAGCAGACCATTTATCCCAATATGGTTATCATAGAAAAACCCTACCAGCACTAGATTTGTTAGAGGGAGAAAGTGTTCGGTTTGAGAACGCATTTGCAAATGGCCCGTACACTAGAATTTCAGTACCATCAATCCATACGGGACAATATTTAGGCTATGAAATCATTCAAAATTCACCAACTATCGCATCAATCCTAGGAGACAATGGGGTAGTGACTGCGGGATTTGGTACCCAAGCAGGACTAAACAAGGTTGATGTTGAGGGTGACTTAATATTTGATACGTTTATTGATTTTGGTCAAGATCAAAATAAAAATAAATTCGAACAAAATAGGCCTTATAGGGACAAAGTAGCAGAACAGATAGCACAAAGCCAATTATTGAAGAATGATATGATTTATTCTTTGGCAAAATATATACACAATAAGTTACCATTATCGATCGGTAATCCAGTACCAACAGCTGGGTATACCAGCGCTGAAACTGTCACAGAGAACGCAATAGAATGGATGGAAGCCCATCAAAATGAGGAGTATTTTTTATGGCTTCATTATATGGAAGCACACAGACCATATGGAGTCCATGATGCTAGTCATAAATACATCGAGGGTACTGTTAATGTTGAGGAAGCAAATGCCATAGCTCGGAGAGCGGACATCAGGCCAAATAGCTTAACTAAAGATGAGCAAAATATGTTAATTAATCTTTATGATTCAGATATCCGATATGGTTCAAAACATATTTCGAAATTATTCAGGTATTTGAAAAATGAGGAAATATGGGACGAAACAAATATAATATTCACAAGTGACCATGGAGAGGGATTTGGTGAACATGAACATTACTTCCATGGATATCAACCCTACGAGGAATTGATTCACGTTCCCTTAATCGTAAAAGGGCCTACGTCAGACGAATATGATAATATAGTTAAACAAAGAGAGTTGGTAGACTTAGCCCCAACTATTCTAGACTACCATGGTGTTGATTTTGATGACAAGCATTTTGATGGTCATAATCTTTTTGATGAAAAAGAACGGCGAGTAATAGCTATAGGATCACAAATGAATGATGGTTCAGTAGTTGCAGGTCGTTGGAACAAATGGAAGTACATTCACATTGAGGGAGAAGAAGAACTCTATGATTTATCGGCCGACCCCCAAGAGAAAGAATCAATAGCAACTAATTATCCGAAAGTAGTACAAAATTTTAAAATGGCCATTCCAAAACGATTATTTAATCAGAAGGCTGAAGAAATCCAAGTTCCAGATGACCATCAGGAGCGTAAACAACTTAAGGCACTAGGATATCTAAAATAA